One stretch of Pararhizobium qamdonense DNA includes these proteins:
- a CDS encoding nucleoside hydrolase encodes MPAPRKIIIDTDPGQDDAAAIMLALGSPGELDVLGITAVAGNVPVALTSRNIRVICELCNRRDVKVYAGADRPLVRQLVTAEHVHGKTGLDGPVVEEPTMPMQTQHAVDFIIETLLSEEVGTVTLCTLGALTNIALALNKAPQIAPRVREIVMMGGGFFEGGNITPAAEFNIYVDPDAADIVFKSGIPIVMMPLDVTHRVLTHKARVEKIKAIGSPAAVAMAEMLEFFERFDIEKYGSDGGPLHDPTVIAYVLRPDLFKGRDCNVEIETRSELTVGMTVVDWWQVTGRKHNAKVMREVDDQGFFDLLTERIARL; translated from the coding sequence ATGCCCGCGCCGAGAAAGATTATCATCGATACCGATCCGGGGCAGGACGATGCCGCCGCCATCATGCTGGCGCTCGGCAGCCCTGGCGAACTGGACGTGCTCGGGATCACCGCAGTTGCCGGCAATGTGCCGGTGGCGTTGACCTCCCGCAATATCCGGGTGATCTGCGAATTGTGCAACCGCCGCGACGTTAAGGTCTATGCCGGAGCCGACAGGCCGCTGGTACGCCAGTTGGTGACAGCCGAACATGTGCATGGCAAGACCGGCTTGGACGGCCCGGTGGTCGAGGAGCCGACCATGCCGATGCAAACACAGCACGCGGTCGATTTCATCATCGAGACCCTGCTTTCGGAAGAGGTTGGCACCGTCACGCTCTGTACCTTAGGTGCGCTCACCAATATCGCGCTGGCGCTCAACAAGGCGCCGCAGATTGCACCGCGCGTGCGCGAAATCGTCATGATGGGGGGCGGCTTCTTCGAGGGCGGCAACATTACGCCGGCAGCCGAATTCAATATCTACGTCGATCCGGACGCCGCCGACATCGTTTTCAAGTCGGGCATTCCGATCGTGATGATGCCGCTGGATGTCACGCACCGGGTTTTAACCCACAAGGCCCGCGTCGAAAAGATCAAGGCGATCGGCTCGCCGGCAGCGGTTGCGATGGCCGAGATGCTGGAATTCTTCGAGCGCTTCGATATCGAGAAATACGGTTCCGATGGCGGCCCGCTGCATGATCCGACCGTGATCGCCTATGTCCTGCGTCCCGACCTGTTCAAGGGCCGCGATTGCAACGTTGAGATCGAGACCAGGTCCGAACTCACCGTGGGCATGACCGTCGTCGATTGGTGGCAGGTGACTGGCCGCAAGCACAATGCCAAGGTCATGCGCGAGGTCGATGACCAGGGTTTCTTCGACCTTCTGACCGAGCGCATCGCCCGGCTGTAA
- a CDS encoding Hsp20 family protein, with translation MTRITPFTSPLLLGFDAMEKTLERIAKGNDGYPPYNIERVRRDDTSGEPDSLRITLAVAGFSEDDLDVTTEENQLIIRGRQTETGERDYLHRGIAARQFQRMFVLAEGMQVSKAQLKNGLLSVDLIRPEPVRMVKKINILVAE, from the coding sequence ATGACCCGGATCACGCCCTTTACGAGCCCGCTGCTGCTCGGTTTCGACGCGATGGAAAAGACCCTTGAGCGCATTGCCAAGGGCAATGACGGCTACCCTCCCTATAATATCGAGCGCGTGCGCCGGGACGACACATCCGGCGAGCCGGACAGCCTGCGAATCACGCTGGCCGTTGCCGGTTTTTCAGAAGACGATCTCGACGTCACGACCGAGGAAAACCAGCTGATCATTCGCGGGCGCCAGACTGAAACGGGGGAACGCGACTATCTGCACAGGGGCATTGCGGCGCGCCAGTTCCAGCGGATGTTCGTACTTGCCGAGGGAATGCAGGTTTCCAAGGCGCAGTTGAAGAACGGCCTGCTCTCTGTCGATCTCATTCGTCCAGAACCTGTCCGTATGGTAAAGAAAATTAATATTTTGGTCGCAGAGTAG
- a CDS encoding BQ00720 family protein: MGLKHVSSHLSKNDLAHLGAGEVGYIRKMRSDEVSRVFPEAPNMDPDLDLWALFGADGTPILLTDNRSSTFFKAAEDDLRTVSLH; encoded by the coding sequence ATGGGATTGAAACACGTCAGCTCGCATCTGTCGAAAAATGACCTGGCGCATCTGGGCGCCGGCGAAGTTGGCTATATTCGCAAGATGCGCTCGGACGAAGTGTCCCGCGTCTTTCCGGAAGCGCCCAATATGGATCCCGACCTCGACCTATGGGCACTGTTCGGTGCCGACGGCACGCCGATCCTTCTGACCGACAACCGTTCCAGCACCTTCTTCAAGGCCGCAGAAGACGACCTGCGCACCGTGAGCCTGCATTAA
- a CDS encoding ArsR/SmtB family transcription factor, translated as MDLLEIFKALSNRTRLEIVQGLKDPVKNFPPQDEGDVLTVGVCVSSIQEGVGLSQSTVSDYLATLQRAGLVEARRIGQWTYYKRNETTISALAGIIGKDL; from the coding sequence ATGGATTTGCTCGAAATATTCAAAGCCCTGTCAAACCGCACACGACTTGAAATCGTGCAGGGTTTGAAGGATCCCGTGAAGAACTTCCCTCCACAGGATGAAGGTGACGTTCTGACGGTCGGGGTCTGCGTCAGCAGCATTCAAGAGGGCGTCGGACTGTCGCAATCGACGGTGTCCGATTATCTTGCGACGCTGCAACGAGCAGGCCTGGTGGAAGCCAGGCGCATCGGCCAGTGGACCTACTATAAACGCAACGAAACAACCATCAGCGCTTTGGCCGGGATCATCGGCAAAGACCTGTAA
- a CDS encoding zinc-dependent alcohol dehydrogenase family protein, translating into MKAMMLHSFGGPEAFKLRDVPTPVPHAGQVLVRVHATSINPLDYQVRRGDYRDLVPLPAITGHDVSGVVEAVGPGVTMFSPGDEVWYTPQIFDGPGSYAEYHVANENIIGTKPSSLSHLEAASLSLVGGTAWEALVVRAALRVGESILIHGGAGGVGHVAIQLAKAIGANVFTTAREDNFAFVRSMGADVVIDYRNEDYVDVIMRETGGRGVDVVFDTIGGNTLARSPDALAQLGRVVTIVDITEPQNVVQAWGKNASYHFVFTRQNRGKLDELSALVERGQLRPHVGAVYPLADIPLAHARLEAPNNGLRGKIAIAVEPSAHPANADI; encoded by the coding sequence ATGAAAGCGATGATGCTTCACTCTTTTGGCGGCCCGGAAGCGTTCAAACTTCGCGACGTGCCGACGCCTGTTCCGCATGCGGGACAGGTCCTGGTGCGCGTCCATGCGACGTCGATCAATCCCTTGGATTACCAGGTCCGGCGCGGTGACTATCGCGACCTGGTGCCATTGCCGGCCATTACCGGTCATGACGTATCCGGAGTGGTGGAAGCAGTCGGCCCCGGCGTGACGATGTTTTCTCCAGGAGACGAAGTCTGGTACACGCCGCAAATATTCGACGGGCCGGGAAGCTATGCCGAATACCACGTTGCGAACGAAAACATTATCGGAACAAAACCCAGTTCGCTCAGCCATCTCGAGGCGGCAAGCCTGAGCCTGGTTGGCGGTACCGCGTGGGAGGCCCTGGTCGTCCGTGCAGCTCTCAGAGTTGGGGAAAGCATCCTGATCCATGGCGGTGCGGGAGGGGTCGGCCATGTGGCGATCCAGCTCGCCAAAGCCATCGGTGCGAACGTGTTCACGACCGCACGCGAGGATAACTTCGCGTTCGTACGCAGCATGGGCGCGGACGTTGTCATCGACTACAGGAACGAAGATTATGTCGATGTTATCATGCGGGAAACGGGGGGCCGTGGCGTCGATGTCGTGTTCGACACCATTGGTGGCAACACATTGGCGCGCAGCCCGGATGCGCTCGCACAACTCGGCCGCGTTGTCACGATCGTGGACATTACAGAGCCACAGAACGTCGTTCAGGCCTGGGGCAAGAACGCGAGTTACCACTTCGTTTTCACACGGCAAAACCGGGGCAAGCTGGACGAACTGAGCGCACTGGTAGAGCGCGGGCAGTTGCGGCCCCATGTGGGCGCCGTCTACCCGCTTGCCGACATTCCCCTCGCCCATGCCCGGCTGGAGGCCCCCAACAACGGCCTTCGTGGAAAAATCGCGATCGCAGTCGAGCCTTCGGCTCATCCCGCAAATGCGGACATTTGA
- the trmB gene encoding tRNA (guanosine(46)-N7)-methyltransferase TrmB — MTDQHRSRSTEAFFGRRKGKPLRALQATHLETVLPLLRLDLASPAPDDVKTLFRNPVGRVRLEIGFGGGEHLIHRAAEDAETGFIGVEPFVNSMAKLVGYIEERGVENIRLHDDDATQVLDWLPENAIDQIDLLYPDPWPKRKHWKRRFVSPVNLDRFARVLKPGGIFCFASDIDSYVNWTLSHCHDHPAFDWTAENASDWLTPYAGWPSTRYEAKARREGRKSAYLTFRRL; from the coding sequence ATGACTGACCAGCATCGCAGCCGTTCGACCGAAGCTTTCTTCGGCCGCCGCAAGGGCAAGCCTTTGCGCGCGCTGCAGGCGACGCATCTCGAAACCGTGCTTCCCTTGCTGAGGCTTGATCTGGCATCGCCGGCACCGGACGACGTGAAGACGCTGTTTCGCAATCCGGTGGGCCGCGTGCGGCTGGAAATCGGCTTTGGCGGCGGCGAGCACCTGATCCACCGCGCGGCCGAAGACGCAGAGACCGGTTTTATCGGCGTCGAGCCCTTCGTCAATTCGATGGCAAAGCTGGTGGGATATATCGAGGAGCGCGGTGTCGAAAACATCCGCCTGCATGATGACGACGCGACGCAGGTTCTGGACTGGCTGCCGGAAAACGCGATCGACCAGATCGATCTTCTCTATCCCGATCCCTGGCCGAAGCGGAAGCACTGGAAACGCCGCTTCGTCTCCCCGGTCAATCTCGACCGGTTCGCGCGCGTGCTGAAACCCGGCGGCATCTTCTGCTTCGCCTCCGATATCGATAGCTATGTCAACTGGACGCTGTCGCATTGCCACGACCACCCGGCATTCGACTGGACGGCCGAAAATGCCAGTGACTGGCTGACGCCCTATGCCGGCTGGCCGAGCACGCGCTATGAGGCCAAGGCACGCCGGGAAGGCCGCAAGTCCGCCTATCTGACATTCCGGCGGCTCTAA